A genomic segment from Nicotiana tabacum cultivar K326 chromosome 7, ASM71507v2, whole genome shotgun sequence encodes:
- the LOC107778316 gene encoding flavonol sulfotransferase-like, translating into MKSSSPSKASRLCANIAENSKEVISMKYKEIISTLPKRDTPYPPYEFCQYKGFWFPFNFLEGIAFLSEVFKADSSDIFLCSFPKTGTNWLKALAFSIMTRSDQRFYGSTKLPQEIVPTMETDYVFNPTILDAHELPLFATHLPYSLLPQSILDSDCKIVYICREPKDTFVSLWHFTKTLEKTVEELKDIRSNPLEQEFEDFCEGKSFCGPFWDHVTTYWKASVDRPNRVFFLTYEDLKSDTLGYVKKLAEFMGKPFSHYEEAQDVPEKIVTRCSFQNLKSLSNLEENKTRSAGLINNSSFFRKGEIGDWKNLLTEDMVKSIDQITQEKFQCLGFDFPHFGTV; encoded by the coding sequence ATGAAGTCATCTtccccttccaaagccagtcgcTTATGTGCCAATATTGCTGAAAATTCCAAGGAAGTCATAAGCATGAAATACAAAGAGATAATATCAACCCTCCCTAAACGTGATACTCCCTATCCTCCTTATGAATTCTGCCAATACAAAGGCTTTTGGTTCCCTTTTAACTTCCTAGAAGGAATCGCATTTTTATCAGAGGTCTTCAAGGCTGATTCTTCTGATATTTTCCTTTGTAGTTTTCCAAAAACAGGTACCAATTGGCTTAAAGCCTTGGCCTTTTCTATTATGACAAGATCAGATCAACGTTTTTATGGCTCCACCAAGTTACCCCAAgaaattgtaccaacaatggaaaCTGATTATGTCTTTAACCCTACTATTCTAGACGCCCATGAGTTGCCATTGTTTGCCACACATCTTCCTTACTCTCTTTTACCACAGTCTATATTAGACTCGGATTGCAAGATCGTTTACATATGTAGGGAACCCAAAGATACATTTGTTTCTCTATGGCATTTTACTAAAACACTTGAGAAAACCGTTGAAGAACTTAAGGATATCCGCAGTAATCCACTCGAACAGGAGTTCGAAGATTTTTGTGAAGGAAAATCGTTTTGTGGACCTTTTTGGGATCACGTTACAACATACTGGAAAGCAAGTGTAGATAGACCAAATAGAGTGTTCTTCTTGACGTACGAAGATTTGAAGAGTGATACTTTGGGTTATGTGAAGAAGTTGGCAGAGTTTATGGGGAAACCTTTCTCTCATTACGAAGAAGCGCAAGATGTGCCTGAAAAAATAGTGACTCGCTGTAgtttccaaaatttgaaaagtttaaGCAATTTAGAGGAGAATAAGACTAGAAGTGCAGGACTGATCAATAATAGTTCATTTTTTCGAAAAGGAGAAATTGGGGATTGGAAGAATCTTTTGACGGAGGATATGGTGAAATCCATTGATCAAATAACCCAAGAGAAATTTCAGTGTTTGGGCTTTGACTTTCCCCATTTTGGCACGGTGTGA